CAGACCTCGTGGGTCACCGATTTCGCCGGTCAAGCGTTGAGCACCACCATGGGGCTTTTCAGTGCGTTGATCAATATTCTGACCATCGTCATGGTAACGTATTATGTTTCGGCCGCCGGCCCGAAAATGCGCAGAAGCCTGTGCCAATGGCTCGGCCCGGTCACCCAGCGCCGCTTCCTTCTGGCTTGGACCATCGTGCAGGACCAGATTTCCGGTTTCCTCTTCTCGCGTACCATTCTCGCCGCCTTTAACGCCTTCTTCACCTCGATATTCCTGATGATTATCAAGGTGCCCAACTGGTTGCCGTTGGCACTTTTCTGCGGCATCGTCTCCCAGTTCGTCCCGACCATCGGCACCTATATCGGTGGCGCGCTGCCGGTCATCTTCGCTTGGTCTTCGCGAGGTTTCATCTATGGGGTTGCCGTGGTTGTCTTCATCGTCATCTACCAGCAGATCGAAAACCTCATCATCTCGCCGAAGGTCTCCCAGCGCACGATGGACCTGAACCCGGCCATCGCCTTCCTGTCGGTGCTCGTTTTGGGAGCCGTGTTCGGTGCGCTCGGCGCGTTCCTTGCTTTGCCCATCACCGCCAGCCTGCAGGCCCTCTTCAAGGTGTATACCAAGCGCTATGAGCTTGTGGAGTCGCCGCTGATGAGCGATCCGGTGCCCGTCAAGAAGTCGAAGGTGGTCGCCGGGGCCGAGGCGTTCAACGAACACGTGGTCCAGCCGGTCGCCCAGCGTATGCCACGTGCCGCGAAAGGTTCGAGCGCCAGGGTTCCCGTCGACGACAACCTGCGCAATATTCGCGACGAGGTCTATCGACTTTCCGCCGAATCGAACGGGAAAACCACGAGCCATGACCTCGATGAATCCGAGACCATGGCCATTCCCAAGGGTGTGCTTTCGGATTCCGGAAAAGCGATGCGTAAGAAAACGCTCAAAGGCACCGGGGACGAGGATAGTGATGAGCTTGATACCCAGGAATTGAAGCAGGGCAAGATTAGGGGTGGTGCCGGCGGCAGTGCCTCAGCTGGTGCTCGTAATGGCAATACTGCAAGTAGTGCCGTTGCCGGTGGCACCGGTAATGGGAAAGGCGGGAAATCCGGGGCGAAAGCCAAGGGTGCCAGTCAAGGTAAAGTAGTCAATGACAAAGCGGACGAGGCCGACAAAGCCGGGCGCAACAAAGCGGTGAACGACAACACCGACAACGAAGCTGCGGACAACCCAAGGAGCAGGTGGCACTGAGATGGTATTGCTGAATATCCTTGACATCCTGATGTTCATTCTGGGTGCCGTAAGCCTCGGCTACCAGGCGGTCTGCATTGTCGCGTCGCTCTTCCACCACCGTATTACATTTCCTGCAGCACCGATGGACAAGCGCTATGCCGTCCTGATTTCGGCACGCAACGAGGAAAACGTCGTGCCGAACCTCATCGATTCCATCCGGGCGCAGACCTACCCTTCCAAGCTTGTCGACATCTGGCTGGTGGCCGACAACTGCACCGACAACACCGCTGAAGTGGTGCGTTCCATGGGATGCAACGTCGTCGAACGGCACAATATGGAGCAGGTCGGCAAAGGCTACGCGCTGACCTACCTGCTCGACGCCATGATCGAGAAGGGCGTGGCCAACGACTACGACGCCTTCTTCGTTTTCGACGCCGACAACCGGCTTGACAAGCACTATATCGAGGAAATGAACAAGGCCTTCCAATCCGGCTTCAAGATCCTGACCAGCTATCGCAACTCCACCAACCTTTCCGACAACTGGGTTTCCTCCGGCTCGGCGCTGTGGTTCATCCGTGAATCCCGCTTCCTCAACAACTCGCGTATGCTTTTCGGCTCCAGCTGCCACGTCGGCGGCACCGGGTTCATGTTCTCCCGCGAGGTGATGCAGCGCAACAACGGCTGGAAATTCCACCTGTTGACCGAAGACCTCGAATTCACGATGGACTCCGTCCTGCACGGCGACCGCATCGGCTACTGCGGCACGGCCATCCTTTACGACGAACAGCCCGATTCCTTCGGCCAGAGCTGGCGGCAGAGGCTGCGTTGGAGCAAGGGATTCCTGCAGGTTTTCCGCTATTACGGGCCGCAGCTGATCAAGCGGGCGGTGCGCGAGCGCGATTTCTCGGCCGTCGATTTCACTATGCTCATCTGCCCGTTCACCGTGCTTGGTGTATTGCGTGTGGTATTCGGGCTTCTTTTCGCGGCTTTCGGCTTCGTTTCATGGTCGAGCCAGGTCACCTCGCTGGCCAGTTGGGTGGTCGGCGGCGGCCTTGGCCTCTTGGGCATGATGTTCCTGGCGGCTCTCACCGTCTTTGCGGAACGCGGCCAGATCGGCGCTTCCAACAAGGAGCTACTGGCTTACGTGCTGAGTTTCCCGATTTATATGGCCAGCTACGTGCCGATTTCCTTCCAGGCCATCTTCTCGAAGGCCCAGTGGAAGCCAATCGAGCACAAGGGTTAGTTCCGGGTACGTTAGGGGCTGGTTTTCTTTGTTGAATATCGAGGAGTGGTTGTGAATAGATCGGGATCATCGCATTCCGGGCACGGGGCGCACGCGCGTAAGACGGTGAATGTCACACGCGGCCGTGCATGGCGCATCGTCGTCTCCGTTTTGGTAACTTTGCTGCTCGTGGCGGGCTATTTCGTGGCCGATATCAACGGGGTGATGCCAGGGCCCTTGACGATACTTCCCGCAGGGAAAACGGCATCCACGCTTTCCGGTTCCGTGCGTAGTGCCAAATCCATAGCAGGTTCGGCGGACCTCAACAAGCCGATAGA
This genomic stretch from Bifidobacterium sp. ESL0690 harbors:
- a CDS encoding AI-2E family transporter; this translates as MKKRGQEDGGSESQKIDFASVFPQKGDSRRPPDWWGRALLYTAIAVFVCIFLFRSWSKVSFIVLDIVISVFVALAMEPLVVRLVRHGWKRGAAAAVTLVGLIVVVVALLGMFGNMFVTQMISMIKGIPDLYEQARGLVSQYTDFKLPEISNLGSEIAKNVQTSWVTDFAGQALSTTMGLFSALINILTIVMVTYYVSAAGPKMRRSLCQWLGPVTQRRFLLAWTIVQDQISGFLFSRTILAAFNAFFTSIFLMIIKVPNWLPLALFCGIVSQFVPTIGTYIGGALPVIFAWSSRGFIYGVAVVVFIVIYQQIENLIISPKVSQRTMDLNPAIAFLSVLVLGAVFGALGAFLALPITASLQALFKVYTKRYELVESPLMSDPVPVKKSKVVAGAEAFNEHVVQPVAQRMPRAAKGSSARVPVDDNLRNIRDEVYRLSAESNGKTTSHDLDESETMAIPKGVLSDSGKAMRKKTLKGTGDEDSDELDTQELKQGKIRGGAGGSASAGARNGNTASSAVAGGTGNGKGGKSGAKAKGASQGKVVNDKADEADKAGRNKAVNDNTDNEAADNPRSRWH
- a CDS encoding glycosyltransferase family 2 protein, whose protein sequence is MVLLNILDILMFILGAVSLGYQAVCIVASLFHHRITFPAAPMDKRYAVLISARNEENVVPNLIDSIRAQTYPSKLVDIWLVADNCTDNTAEVVRSMGCNVVERHNMEQVGKGYALTYLLDAMIEKGVANDYDAFFVFDADNRLDKHYIEEMNKAFQSGFKILTSYRNSTNLSDNWVSSGSALWFIRESRFLNNSRMLFGSSCHVGGTGFMFSREVMQRNNGWKFHLLTEDLEFTMDSVLHGDRIGYCGTAILYDEQPDSFGQSWRQRLRWSKGFLQVFRYYGPQLIKRAVRERDFSAVDFTMLICPFTVLGVLRVVFGLLFAAFGFVSWSSQVTSLASWVVGGGLGLLGMMFLAALTVFAERGQIGASNKELLAYVLSFPIYMASYVPISFQAIFSKAQWKPIEHKG